From Halotia branconii CENA392, the proteins below share one genomic window:
- a CDS encoding ribbon-helix-helix domain-containing protein → MSQSDRVQTSIYFPKDIHEALVRWAQEEDRPISNLVVRIVSKAVEEREKQQNPPQ, encoded by the coding sequence ATGAGCCAGAGCGATCGCGTACAAACTTCTATATATTTCCCCAAAGATATCCATGAGGCTTTGGTAAGATGGGCGCAGGAAGAAGACCGTCCCATCAGTAATCTCGTGGTTCGGATTGTGAGTAAAGCGGTTGAGGAGCGGGAGAAGCAACAAAATCCACCGCAATAA
- the hisF gene encoding imidazole glycerol phosphate synthase subunit HisF yields the protein MLSKRILPCLDVKAGRVVKGVNFVDLKDAGDPVELAKVYNEAGADELVFLDITATHEDRNTIIDVVYRTAEQVFIPLTVGGGIQSLENVKVLLRAGADKVSINSAAVREPDLISRASDRFGNQCIVVAIDARRRIDPYNPGWDVYVRGGRENTGLDALLWAQEVEKRGAGELLVTSMDADGTQAGYDLGLTRAIAESVQVPVIASGGAGNCEHIYTALTEGKAEAALLASLLHYGQLSVAEIKNYLRDRHLPVRLLS from the coding sequence CTTTGTTGATCTTAAAGATGCGGGTGATCCGGTTGAATTGGCAAAGGTTTACAACGAAGCTGGTGCAGATGAGTTAGTATTTCTGGATATTACAGCGACTCATGAAGATCGCAATACAATTATTGATGTAGTTTACCGCACTGCTGAACAGGTCTTTATTCCATTAACTGTCGGTGGTGGTATTCAATCATTAGAAAATGTTAAAGTTTTATTACGGGCTGGAGCAGACAAAGTTAGTATTAATTCTGCGGCAGTACGTGAACCAGACTTAATTAGTCGGGCAAGCGATCGCTTTGGTAATCAATGCATAGTTGTTGCTATTGATGCCAGACGCAGAATTGACCCCTATAACCCAGGCTGGGATGTGTATGTGCGAGGTGGTAGAGAAAACACTGGCTTAGATGCCCTACTTTGGGCACAAGAAGTAGAAAAACGAGGAGCAGGAGAACTGCTAGTTACCAGTATGGATGCTGATGGTACTCAAGCTGGCTATGACCTAGGGCTGACAAGAGCGATCGCTGAATCTGTACAAGTTCCAGTCATTGCCTCCGGTGGTGCAGGCAATTGTGAACATATTTACACAGCACTTACAGAAGGCAAAGCCGAAGCTGCACTATTAGCATCATTACTGCACTACGGACAACTAAGTGTGGCAGAAATTAAGAATTACTTACGCGATCGTCACCTACCTGTACGGTTATTGTCCTAA